From the Tripterygium wilfordii isolate XIE 37 chromosome 6, ASM1340144v1, whole genome shotgun sequence genome, one window contains:
- the LOC120000880 gene encoding mitogen-activated protein kinase kinase kinase 5-like isoform X1 → MRLFRKASSSPYPSSPSSPPVTGNDSNSANYRERSFTQRQRKLRHVTEQELGLQPGHRSCSLPTSPDSNRKPRVLGGSDHWSSFTAPQPLPLPDSSQIRRPDLNLGPGRTRSPEAGPSSALGRNDAYNVATTPGKSPCNFCGKVSEDINNESANYDLRPRFPAKTAPATVVSNPAVSLRISGEAAPYFMDRNLAKPSGTYPRRFSQDDLVVDYNLKSNVSAPTSGLSSPIVSPQRSNSFDFLPSYLAPRGSQVRSASEVPKYGRISSHTSPVSPVKTMQSPDHSPLPSPKVQSPHRILNSPSKFIFPFHRNLLPGSSKERSESNNHVNAHPLPLPPGALASSQSVMPLPPAVTQTQNTTEQANLYSSKIEWKKGKLIGRGTFGSVYVAINRETGASCAMKEVDIIPDDPKSAECIKQLEQEIRILRHLKHPNIVQYYGSEIVDDHFYIYLEYIHPGSINKYVREHCGDITESIVRNFTRHVLSGLAYLHSSKTIHRDIKCANLLVDASGTVKLADFGMAKHLTGLSYELSLKGSPYWMAPEVLKAVMLSDASPDLALAVDIWSLGCTVIEMFTGKPPWSELEGPQAMFKVLNKTPPIPDTLSSEGKDFLNWCFQRNPAERPSAIKLLEHPFVQNSKDHNVSLCRQKKSSNLSDCSPRKADVMPEISIR, encoded by the exons ATGCGTCTCTTTAGAAAAGCTTCGTCTTCCCCGTATCCTTCTTCGCCGTCATCTCCCCCTGTTACTGGGAATGACAGTAACTCGGCCAATTACCGTGAGCGTTCGTTTACTCAGCGGCAGAGAAAGCTCAGGCACGTCACTGAACAAGAGCTCGGGTTGCAACCGGGACACCGTTCGTGCTCGTTGCCGACTTCGCCGGATTCCAACCGGAAGCCGCGGGTGCTGGGCGGGTCAGATCATTGGTCTTCGTTCACCGCGCCCCAACCGTTGCCGCTTCCTGACTCGTCTCAGATTCGAAGACCCGATTTGAATTTGGGGCCTGGTCGTACCAGGTCGCCGGAGGCAGGACCGAGCTCCGCTCTGGGGAG GAATGATGCATATAATGTGGCCACAACTCCCGGAAAATCTCCATGCAATTTTTGTGGCAAAGTTTCGGAAGATATAAACAATGAAAGTGCTAATTATGATTTAAGACCTAGATTTCCTGCAAAGACTGCACCAGCAACTGTTGTCTCAAATCCTGCTGTTAGTTTGCGAATATCTGGGGAAGCTGCCCCTTATTTCATGGACAGAAATTTGGCCAAACCTTCTGGTACTTACCCGCGAAGATTTTCTCAAGATGATCTAGTAGTTGACTACAACTTGAAGTCAAATGTAAGTGCTCCAACAAGTGGATTGTCAAGTCCTATTGTCAGCCCACAAAGATCAAACTCCTTTGATTTTTTACCTTCTTATTTGGCTCCTCGAGGATCTCAAGTTAGGTCAGCTTCAGAGGTCCCCAAGTATGGTAGGATTTCCAGTCATACTTCACCAGTGTCTCCAGTTAAAACCATGCAAAGCCCTGATCATTCTCCACTTCCGAGCCCAAAGGTGCAAAGCCCGCACCGAATTCTCAATAGTCcgagtaaatttatttttccatttcACCGTAATTTGCTTCCAGGAAGTTCTAAGGAGCGGTCAGAAAGTAATAATCATGTCAATGCCCACCCTCTGCCTCTTCCTCCTGGAGCTTTGGCATCATCACAATCAGTTATGCCATTACCACCTGCTGTCACACAGACACAAAACACAACAGAACAGGCAAATTTATATTCATCAAAAATTGAATGGAAGAAAGGAAAACTTATTGGACGGGGTACATTTGGAAGTGTGTATGTGGCAATCAATAG AGAGACAGGAGCCTCATGTGCAATGAAGGAAGTTGATATCATTCCAGATGATCCCAAATCTGCTGAATGTATAAAGCAGCTAGAGCAG GAAATTAGGATCCTTCGCCATTTGAAGCATCCGAATATTGTGCAATATTATGGCAGTGAAATA GTTGATGAtcacttttatatatatttggaatATATTCATCCTGGATCAATCAATAAATATGTTCGCGAGCATTGTGGAGATATTACGGAGTCCATTGTACGCAATTTTACCCGCCATGTCCTCTCTGGGCTGGCTTACTTGCATAGCTCAAAGACAATCCACAG GGATATTAAATGTGCGAATTTGCTTGTCGACGCTTCAGGCACTGTTAAGCTCGCCGATTTTGGGATGGCAAAACAT CTGACAGGTCTATCCTATGAGTTGTCTTTGAAGGGCAGTCCATATTGGATGGCTCCAGAG GTGCTAAAGGCTGTCATGCTTTCTGATGCCAGTCCTGATCTTGCTTTGGCTGTTGATATATGGAGCTTGGGATGTACTGTAATTGAAATGTTTACTGGTAAACCTCCTTGGAGTGAGCTTGAAGGG CCTCAAGCTATGTTCAAAGTTCTGAACAAAACCCCACCTATACCAGATACGCTATCTTCAGAGGGAAAGGATTTCCTCAATTGGTGCTTCCAGAGAAATCCGGCCGAGCGGCCGTCAGCTATAAAGTTACTTGAGCACCCTTTTGTACAAAATTCAAAAGATCACAATGTCTCCCTTTGCAGGCAG AAAAAATCAAGCAACTTAAGTGACTGCAGTCCACGTAAAGCCGATGTGATGCCAGAGATTTCCATTCGATAG
- the LOC120000880 gene encoding mitogen-activated protein kinase kinase kinase 5-like isoform X2: MRLFRKASSSPYPSSPSSPPVTGNDSNSANYRERSFTQRQRKLRHVTEQELGLQPGHRSCSLPTSPDSNRKPRVLGGSDHWSSFTAPQPLPLPDSSQIRRPDLNLGPGRTRSPEAGPSSALGRNDAYNVATTPGKSPCNFCGKVSEDINNESANYDLRPRFPAKTAPATVVSNPAVSLRISGEAAPYFMDRNLAKPSGTYPRRFSQDDLVVDYNLKSNVSAPTSGLSSPIVSPQRSNSFDFLPSYLAPRGSQVRSASEVPKYGRISSHTSPVSPVKTMQSPDHSPLPSPKVQSPHRILNSPSKFIFPFHRNLLPGSSKERSESNNHVNAHPLPLPPGALASSQSVMPLPPAVTQTQNTTEQANLYSSKIEWKKGKLIGRGTFGSVYVAINRETGASCAMKEVDIIPDDPKSAECIKQLEQEIRILRHLKHPNIVQYYGSEIVDDHFYIYLEYIHPGSINKYVREHCGDITESIVRNFTRHVLSGLAYLHSSKTIHRDIKCANLLVDASGTVKLADFGMAKHLTGLSYELSLKGSPYWMAPEVLKAVMLSDASPDLALAVDIWSLGCTVIEMFTGKPPWSELEGVTISSCSEGAATNTACFCP; this comes from the exons ATGCGTCTCTTTAGAAAAGCTTCGTCTTCCCCGTATCCTTCTTCGCCGTCATCTCCCCCTGTTACTGGGAATGACAGTAACTCGGCCAATTACCGTGAGCGTTCGTTTACTCAGCGGCAGAGAAAGCTCAGGCACGTCACTGAACAAGAGCTCGGGTTGCAACCGGGACACCGTTCGTGCTCGTTGCCGACTTCGCCGGATTCCAACCGGAAGCCGCGGGTGCTGGGCGGGTCAGATCATTGGTCTTCGTTCACCGCGCCCCAACCGTTGCCGCTTCCTGACTCGTCTCAGATTCGAAGACCCGATTTGAATTTGGGGCCTGGTCGTACCAGGTCGCCGGAGGCAGGACCGAGCTCCGCTCTGGGGAG GAATGATGCATATAATGTGGCCACAACTCCCGGAAAATCTCCATGCAATTTTTGTGGCAAAGTTTCGGAAGATATAAACAATGAAAGTGCTAATTATGATTTAAGACCTAGATTTCCTGCAAAGACTGCACCAGCAACTGTTGTCTCAAATCCTGCTGTTAGTTTGCGAATATCTGGGGAAGCTGCCCCTTATTTCATGGACAGAAATTTGGCCAAACCTTCTGGTACTTACCCGCGAAGATTTTCTCAAGATGATCTAGTAGTTGACTACAACTTGAAGTCAAATGTAAGTGCTCCAACAAGTGGATTGTCAAGTCCTATTGTCAGCCCACAAAGATCAAACTCCTTTGATTTTTTACCTTCTTATTTGGCTCCTCGAGGATCTCAAGTTAGGTCAGCTTCAGAGGTCCCCAAGTATGGTAGGATTTCCAGTCATACTTCACCAGTGTCTCCAGTTAAAACCATGCAAAGCCCTGATCATTCTCCACTTCCGAGCCCAAAGGTGCAAAGCCCGCACCGAATTCTCAATAGTCcgagtaaatttatttttccatttcACCGTAATTTGCTTCCAGGAAGTTCTAAGGAGCGGTCAGAAAGTAATAATCATGTCAATGCCCACCCTCTGCCTCTTCCTCCTGGAGCTTTGGCATCATCACAATCAGTTATGCCATTACCACCTGCTGTCACACAGACACAAAACACAACAGAACAGGCAAATTTATATTCATCAAAAATTGAATGGAAGAAAGGAAAACTTATTGGACGGGGTACATTTGGAAGTGTGTATGTGGCAATCAATAG AGAGACAGGAGCCTCATGTGCAATGAAGGAAGTTGATATCATTCCAGATGATCCCAAATCTGCTGAATGTATAAAGCAGCTAGAGCAG GAAATTAGGATCCTTCGCCATTTGAAGCATCCGAATATTGTGCAATATTATGGCAGTGAAATA GTTGATGAtcacttttatatatatttggaatATATTCATCCTGGATCAATCAATAAATATGTTCGCGAGCATTGTGGAGATATTACGGAGTCCATTGTACGCAATTTTACCCGCCATGTCCTCTCTGGGCTGGCTTACTTGCATAGCTCAAAGACAATCCACAG GGATATTAAATGTGCGAATTTGCTTGTCGACGCTTCAGGCACTGTTAAGCTCGCCGATTTTGGGATGGCAAAACAT CTGACAGGTCTATCCTATGAGTTGTCTTTGAAGGGCAGTCCATATTGGATGGCTCCAGAG GTGCTAAAGGCTGTCATGCTTTCTGATGCCAGTCCTGATCTTGCTTTGGCTGTTGATATATGGAGCTTGGGATGTACTGTAATTGAAATGTTTACTGGTAAACCTCCTTGGAGTGAGCTTGAAGGG GTTACAATATCCTCCTGCTCAGAAGGTGCAGCAACTAATACGGCATGTTTCTGTCCATAA